The following are encoded together in the Chiloscyllium plagiosum isolate BGI_BamShark_2017 chromosome 19, ASM401019v2, whole genome shotgun sequence genome:
- the tbc1d15 gene encoding TBC1 domain family member 15 isoform X2, producing the protein MIVGRRRAQPNRCSRPTARDSADVSGSNMAAAKVVYEQDGVFIHACSERIGEQDTLPGILRLIDKGTGAVVDWSPVDDSLDSSNIFCAGKDSSSVVEWNQCPKERSSRSTMQQISCEAEWDMVNTVTFKKKSFINGDDDSTYNMNKRSKWAFSFSLTDLKSIKKNSEGMGWSYMVFCLWDDTFLPALHFHHGGSTILLQCLKRYVLLSESSHDDRVLHVAYNSKALSQSFENLFEENAVGLVQKFKKDPYTTTLGGFSKVTNYLMYAFRGYDVTSQQRPASEMDLNESISGLEINHQEEPGFEVITRIDLGIRPEIQRGEPVSIERWSQCMDAEGKVLDPENVKKLIFRGGLCHAVRKLTWKFLLNYFPWDSSKEDRRLLIKRKTDEYFRMKLQWKSVSEEQEKRNTRLKDYKSLIGYIQGMSDLLSPILYVMENEVDAFWCFVAFIEQMHCNFEEQMQGMKTELSQLSTLLKLLDLGFWNYLESQESGYLYFCFRWLLIRFKREFNFQDTLRLWEVMWTGLPCQNFHLLICCAILDSEKQKIMENHYGFNEILKHINELSLKLDVEEVLCKAEAIYCQMMKCKDLPQAVGEILGLKDSTTITPDLEINASESGVTKNSWRASHSVSAVASLTQTNENLAEHTSTAQNGRKATTVE; encoded by the exons GGTACTGGGGCTGTAGTGGATTGGTCACCAGTGGATGATTCTCTGGATTCTTCAAACATTTTTTGTGCAGGCAAG GATTCTAGTTCAGTTGTCGAATGGAATCAATGTCCGAAAGAAAGATCTTCTAGGAGTACAATGCAACAAATCAGCTGTGAAGCTGAATGGGACATGGTTAATACCGTTACTTTCAAAAAGAAATCCTTTATAAATGGTGATG ATGATTCAACATATAATATGAATAAAAGAAGTAAATGGGCATTTTCCTTCAGTCTGACTGACCTgaaatccattaaaaaaaattcagaaggcATGGGCTGGTCATACATGGTGTTTTGTCTTTGGGATGATACTTTTCTGCCAGCTCTTCATTTCCATCATGGAGGCAGCACAATTCTACTGCAGTGCCTTAAGCGATATGTTCTTCTTAGTGA ATCATCACATGATGACCGAGTACTCCATGTTGCATACAACAGTAAGGCACTTTCTCAGTCTTTTGAGAACTTGTTCGAAGAGAATGCAGTTGGCTTAGTGCAA AAATTCAAGAAGGATCCATATACAACAACATTAGGAGGTTTTTCAAAAGTTACAAACTACCTTATGTATGCATTTCGTGGTTATGATGTAACATCCCAACAAAGACCTGCATCTGAAATGGATCTTAATGAATCTATTTCAGGCCTGGAAATTAATCATCAGGAGGAGCCAGGTTTTGAAGTTATTACACGA ATTGATCTTGGCATAAGACCTGAAATTCAAAGAGGAGAACCAGTTTCTATTGAGAGGTGGTCACAATGCATGGATGCAGAAGGAAAAGTCCTAGACCCAGAAAATGTGAAAAAATTGATATTCAGGGGG GGTCTTTGTCATGCAGTAAGAAAATTGACTTggaaatttcttttaaattacttCCCGTGGGATAGTTCAAAAGAAGATAGAAGATTGTTAATCAAAAGAAAAAC AGATGAGTACTTCAGGATGAAGCTTCAGTGGAAGTCAGTCAGTGAAgaacaagaaaaaagaaatacAAGATTGAAAGATTACAAGAGTCTTATAG gGTACATTCAAGGAATGAGTGATTTGCTTTCTCCCATATTGTATGTTATGGAAAATGAAGTGGATGCCTTTTGGTGCTTTGTTGCTTTCATAGAACAAATG CATTGCAACTTTGAGGAGCAAATGCAAGGCATGAAAACAGAATTATCCCAGCTGAGTACATTATTAAAATTGCTAGACTTGGGGTTCTGGAATTATCTTG AATCTCAAGAATCTGGATATCTCTACTTCTGCTTCAGGTGGCTTCTAATACGGTTCAAAAGAGAGTTCAACTTTCAAGATACTCTTAGACTCTGGGAG GTTATGTGGACTGGATTGCCTTGCCAGAATTTTCATCTGTTGATATGCTGTGCTATACTAGACTCTGAAAAACAGAAGATAATGGAAAACCATTATGGCTTTAATGAAATTCTAAAG CATATCAATGAACTTTCTTTGAAATTGGATGTAGAAGAAGTACTTTGTAAAGCAGAGGCAATTTACTGTCAAATGATGAAATGTAAG GATTTGCCACAGGCTGTTGGTGAAATTCTCGGCCTAAAGGATAGCACAACTATAACCCCTGATTTGGAAATCAATGCATCTGAGTCAGGAGTTACCAAAAATTCCTGGAGGGCAAGCCATTCTGTTTCGGCAGTGGCCTCCTTAACACAGACAAATGAAAACTTAGCTGAACATACAAGCACTGCTCAGAATGGGCGCAAGGCAACGACTGTAGAATGA
- the tbc1d15 gene encoding TBC1 domain family member 15 isoform X3 → MILWILQTFFVQDSSSVVEWNQCPKERSSRSTMQQISCEAEWDMVNTVTFKKKSFINGDDDSTYNMNKRSKWAFSFSLTDLKSIKKNSEGMGWSYMVFCLWDDTFLPALHFHHGGSTILLQCLKRYVLLSESSHDDRVLHVAYNSKALSQSFENLFEENAVGLVQKFKKDPYTTTLGGFSKVTNYLMYAFRGYDVTSQQRPASEMDLNESISGLEINHQEEPGFEVITRIDLGIRPEIQRGEPVSIERWSQCMDAEGKVLDPENVKKLIFRGGLCHAVRKLTWKFLLNYFPWDSSKEDRRLLIKRKTDEYFRMKLQWKSVSEEQEKRNTRLKDYKSLIEKDVNRTDRTNPFYEGHENPGLILLHDILMTYCMYDFDLGYIQGMSDLLSPILYVMENEVDAFWCFVAFIEQMHCNFEEQMQGMKTELSQLSTLLKLLDLGFWNYLESQESGYLYFCFRWLLIRFKREFNFQDTLRLWEVMWTGLPCQNFHLLICCAILDSEKQKIMENHYGFNEILKHINELSLKLDVEEVLCKAEAIYCQMMKCKDLPQAVGEILGLKDSTTITPDLEINASESGVTKNSWRASHSVSAVASLTQTNENLAEHTSTAQNGRKATTVE, encoded by the exons ATGATTCTCTGGATTCTTCAAACATTTTTTGTGCAG GATTCTAGTTCAGTTGTCGAATGGAATCAATGTCCGAAAGAAAGATCTTCTAGGAGTACAATGCAACAAATCAGCTGTGAAGCTGAATGGGACATGGTTAATACCGTTACTTTCAAAAAGAAATCCTTTATAAATGGTGATG ATGATTCAACATATAATATGAATAAAAGAAGTAAATGGGCATTTTCCTTCAGTCTGACTGACCTgaaatccattaaaaaaaattcagaaggcATGGGCTGGTCATACATGGTGTTTTGTCTTTGGGATGATACTTTTCTGCCAGCTCTTCATTTCCATCATGGAGGCAGCACAATTCTACTGCAGTGCCTTAAGCGATATGTTCTTCTTAGTGA ATCATCACATGATGACCGAGTACTCCATGTTGCATACAACAGTAAGGCACTTTCTCAGTCTTTTGAGAACTTGTTCGAAGAGAATGCAGTTGGCTTAGTGCAA AAATTCAAGAAGGATCCATATACAACAACATTAGGAGGTTTTTCAAAAGTTACAAACTACCTTATGTATGCATTTCGTGGTTATGATGTAACATCCCAACAAAGACCTGCATCTGAAATGGATCTTAATGAATCTATTTCAGGCCTGGAAATTAATCATCAGGAGGAGCCAGGTTTTGAAGTTATTACACGA ATTGATCTTGGCATAAGACCTGAAATTCAAAGAGGAGAACCAGTTTCTATTGAGAGGTGGTCACAATGCATGGATGCAGAAGGAAAAGTCCTAGACCCAGAAAATGTGAAAAAATTGATATTCAGGGGG GGTCTTTGTCATGCAGTAAGAAAATTGACTTggaaatttcttttaaattacttCCCGTGGGATAGTTCAAAAGAAGATAGAAGATTGTTAATCAAAAGAAAAAC AGATGAGTACTTCAGGATGAAGCTTCAGTGGAAGTCAGTCAGTGAAgaacaagaaaaaagaaatacAAGATTGAAAGATTACAAGAGTCTTATAG AGAAAGACGTCAACAGAACAGATAGAACAAATCCTTTTTATGAAGGGCATGAAAATCCTGGATTGATTTTATTGCATGATATATTAATGACCTACTGCATGTATGATTTTGATCTTG gGTACATTCAAGGAATGAGTGATTTGCTTTCTCCCATATTGTATGTTATGGAAAATGAAGTGGATGCCTTTTGGTGCTTTGTTGCTTTCATAGAACAAATG CATTGCAACTTTGAGGAGCAAATGCAAGGCATGAAAACAGAATTATCCCAGCTGAGTACATTATTAAAATTGCTAGACTTGGGGTTCTGGAATTATCTTG AATCTCAAGAATCTGGATATCTCTACTTCTGCTTCAGGTGGCTTCTAATACGGTTCAAAAGAGAGTTCAACTTTCAAGATACTCTTAGACTCTGGGAG GTTATGTGGACTGGATTGCCTTGCCAGAATTTTCATCTGTTGATATGCTGTGCTATACTAGACTCTGAAAAACAGAAGATAATGGAAAACCATTATGGCTTTAATGAAATTCTAAAG CATATCAATGAACTTTCTTTGAAATTGGATGTAGAAGAAGTACTTTGTAAAGCAGAGGCAATTTACTGTCAAATGATGAAATGTAAG GATTTGCCACAGGCTGTTGGTGAAATTCTCGGCCTAAAGGATAGCACAACTATAACCCCTGATTTGGAAATCAATGCATCTGAGTCAGGAGTTACCAAAAATTCCTGGAGGGCAAGCCATTCTGTTTCGGCAGTGGCCTCCTTAACACAGACAAATGAAAACTTAGCTGAACATACAAGCACTGCTCAGAATGGGCGCAAGGCAACGACTGTAGAATGA
- the tbc1d15 gene encoding TBC1 domain family member 15 isoform X1, producing MIVGRRRAQPNRCSRPTARDSADVSGSNMAAAKVVYEQDGVFIHACSERIGEQDTLPGILRLIDKGTGAVVDWSPVDDSLDSSNIFCAGKDSSSVVEWNQCPKERSSRSTMQQISCEAEWDMVNTVTFKKKSFINGDDDSTYNMNKRSKWAFSFSLTDLKSIKKNSEGMGWSYMVFCLWDDTFLPALHFHHGGSTILLQCLKRYVLLSESSHDDRVLHVAYNSKALSQSFENLFEENAVGLVQKFKKDPYTTTLGGFSKVTNYLMYAFRGYDVTSQQRPASEMDLNESISGLEINHQEEPGFEVITRIDLGIRPEIQRGEPVSIERWSQCMDAEGKVLDPENVKKLIFRGGLCHAVRKLTWKFLLNYFPWDSSKEDRRLLIKRKTDEYFRMKLQWKSVSEEQEKRNTRLKDYKSLIEKDVNRTDRTNPFYEGHENPGLILLHDILMTYCMYDFDLGYIQGMSDLLSPILYVMENEVDAFWCFVAFIEQMHCNFEEQMQGMKTELSQLSTLLKLLDLGFWNYLESQESGYLYFCFRWLLIRFKREFNFQDTLRLWEVMWTGLPCQNFHLLICCAILDSEKQKIMENHYGFNEILKHINELSLKLDVEEVLCKAEAIYCQMMKCKDLPQAVGEILGLKDSTTITPDLEINASESGVTKNSWRASHSVSAVASLTQTNENLAEHTSTAQNGRKATTVE from the exons GGTACTGGGGCTGTAGTGGATTGGTCACCAGTGGATGATTCTCTGGATTCTTCAAACATTTTTTGTGCAGGCAAG GATTCTAGTTCAGTTGTCGAATGGAATCAATGTCCGAAAGAAAGATCTTCTAGGAGTACAATGCAACAAATCAGCTGTGAAGCTGAATGGGACATGGTTAATACCGTTACTTTCAAAAAGAAATCCTTTATAAATGGTGATG ATGATTCAACATATAATATGAATAAAAGAAGTAAATGGGCATTTTCCTTCAGTCTGACTGACCTgaaatccattaaaaaaaattcagaaggcATGGGCTGGTCATACATGGTGTTTTGTCTTTGGGATGATACTTTTCTGCCAGCTCTTCATTTCCATCATGGAGGCAGCACAATTCTACTGCAGTGCCTTAAGCGATATGTTCTTCTTAGTGA ATCATCACATGATGACCGAGTACTCCATGTTGCATACAACAGTAAGGCACTTTCTCAGTCTTTTGAGAACTTGTTCGAAGAGAATGCAGTTGGCTTAGTGCAA AAATTCAAGAAGGATCCATATACAACAACATTAGGAGGTTTTTCAAAAGTTACAAACTACCTTATGTATGCATTTCGTGGTTATGATGTAACATCCCAACAAAGACCTGCATCTGAAATGGATCTTAATGAATCTATTTCAGGCCTGGAAATTAATCATCAGGAGGAGCCAGGTTTTGAAGTTATTACACGA ATTGATCTTGGCATAAGACCTGAAATTCAAAGAGGAGAACCAGTTTCTATTGAGAGGTGGTCACAATGCATGGATGCAGAAGGAAAAGTCCTAGACCCAGAAAATGTGAAAAAATTGATATTCAGGGGG GGTCTTTGTCATGCAGTAAGAAAATTGACTTggaaatttcttttaaattacttCCCGTGGGATAGTTCAAAAGAAGATAGAAGATTGTTAATCAAAAGAAAAAC AGATGAGTACTTCAGGATGAAGCTTCAGTGGAAGTCAGTCAGTGAAgaacaagaaaaaagaaatacAAGATTGAAAGATTACAAGAGTCTTATAG AGAAAGACGTCAACAGAACAGATAGAACAAATCCTTTTTATGAAGGGCATGAAAATCCTGGATTGATTTTATTGCATGATATATTAATGACCTACTGCATGTATGATTTTGATCTTG gGTACATTCAAGGAATGAGTGATTTGCTTTCTCCCATATTGTATGTTATGGAAAATGAAGTGGATGCCTTTTGGTGCTTTGTTGCTTTCATAGAACAAATG CATTGCAACTTTGAGGAGCAAATGCAAGGCATGAAAACAGAATTATCCCAGCTGAGTACATTATTAAAATTGCTAGACTTGGGGTTCTGGAATTATCTTG AATCTCAAGAATCTGGATATCTCTACTTCTGCTTCAGGTGGCTTCTAATACGGTTCAAAAGAGAGTTCAACTTTCAAGATACTCTTAGACTCTGGGAG GTTATGTGGACTGGATTGCCTTGCCAGAATTTTCATCTGTTGATATGCTGTGCTATACTAGACTCTGAAAAACAGAAGATAATGGAAAACCATTATGGCTTTAATGAAATTCTAAAG CATATCAATGAACTTTCTTTGAAATTGGATGTAGAAGAAGTACTTTGTAAAGCAGAGGCAATTTACTGTCAAATGATGAAATGTAAG GATTTGCCACAGGCTGTTGGTGAAATTCTCGGCCTAAAGGATAGCACAACTATAACCCCTGATTTGGAAATCAATGCATCTGAGTCAGGAGTTACCAAAAATTCCTGGAGGGCAAGCCATTCTGTTTCGGCAGTGGCCTCCTTAACACAGACAAATGAAAACTTAGCTGAACATACAAGCACTGCTCAGAATGGGCGCAAGGCAACGACTGTAGAATGA